The genomic stretch TTATTACGGTCAAAATGTGAGGCGAGCCAATCGTTGTAGCCATAATTGGCTTTTACTTGTAGATTAGCGGTTTTCCCGTGCGGTGCAATCACAACCATGTCGAACACCTTTGCGCGACCGAGTGTGATTCCAACATCATAACCTACCTGCGACAAAATAGATGCGACATAATACTCACCTGCTAGTCCGCGTTGTTGACTGTCTGGCTTGTTCATGACTTACCTTCTTTTGCGGTTTTAAGACGCGTTTTTGTCTGCAATAGCTCGAAACCCGTCTTCTTGTCCGGCATTCTCGCAGCGTTCGCCCCCAGTATCTCGTAAATTACCGCCTCGCCGACCAGCCATGTTTTCACGCCCGGCCGCAGGCAGCCGGTTTTAGTCTGGCCGGAACGACCGAGAGCGGCGTGGATGTGCAGTTTCGGTATGCCTTTAGAGTCGGGTACGATAAGGCCGATGCCCACCACCTCGTGCGCGCCGTCCAGCGGCAGCAGCATGGGGTCGGGAGGTAAAGCGTCGGAGTAGCGCGGGCCGACCACAATCTGCCCTTCGCCGATGCCGCCGATGAGCGTTACCCCGGCCATGTTGATTTTATTCTCGGCGGCGAAAGTCTCGATGCAGTTTGGCACAACGTCGCCGTCCTCCAGCCGCAGGATGAAAACTCTGCCTATTTTGCCTTCCGATGCCTGCATATTGGTCCCCCCAATTTGTCATTCCGGCGAAAGCCGGAATCCAGAAAGCGCGCGGCACCTCTGGATTGTCGGGTCGAGCCCGACAATGACATATTATTGTTTTCCTCCCCCGTAAGGGGGAGGAAAATTATTAGATTTACGTCGGCGGCAGCGTGTCCGTTATCAGGTCGCGGCGTAACTCTACGATGCGGTCGCGCAAGAGAGCTGCCCGCTCGAAGTCGAGGTTCTTGGCGGCCTTCTTCATCTGCTTCTCTAACTCGTCCACCAGCCTGGCCTTATCCTCGCGCGCCATGTTGCCGATAGCGTATTCGGCGCGTTCCTCGGACACTCCGGCGGCTGTCCTTACCCTCTCGGTGATGTCCTTGATGGCCTTCTTGATGCCCTGCGGCGTGATGCCGTGCTCGCGGTTGTAGTCCTCCTGGATGGCGCGGCGCCTTTTTATCTCTTCCATGGCGCGCTGCATGCTGCCGGTTATCACGTCGGCGTACATGATGACATGGCCGTCGATATGTCTTGCGGCGCGTCCCATGGTCTGGACGAGCGCCTGCTGGGAGCGCAGGTAGCCCTCCTTGTCGGCGTCGAGTATGGCCACCAGGCTGACCTCCGGCAGGTCCAACCCCTCTCTCAATAAGTTAATTCCCACCACCACGTCATAGACGCCCAGGCGCAGGTCGCGCAGCACCTCCACGCGCTCGAAGGTGTCCATCTCGGAATGCAGGTAGTGCGTCTTGACGCCCATTTCCACCAGGTAGTCGGCCAGCTTCTCGGCCAGCTTCTTGGTGAGGGTGGTGACGAGCACGCGCTGCCCGGCGTCGGTGCGTTTCTTTATCTCGTCCAGCAGGTCGTCTATCTGCCCCTTGGTGGGCTTGACCTCCATGGTCGGCTCGAGTAATCCCGTCGGGCGCACCAGTTGCTCCACTATCTGACGGCTGACCTTCAGCTCGTAGTCGGCGGGTGTGGCCGAGACGTAAACTATCTGGTTCATGCGCTGGTTGAACTCGTCGAAGTTGAGGGGGCGGTTGTCCATGGCCGAGGGCAGGCGGAAGCCGAAGTCCACCAGCGTCTGCTTGCGGGCGGAGTCGCCGTGGTACATGCCGCGAATCTGCGGGATGCTCATGTGCGACTCGTCGATAATGGTCAAGAAGTCTTTGGGGAAGTAGTCCAGCAGCGTCCAGGGGGCGGAGCCCGGGGCGCGCCCGGCCAGGTGGCGCGAGTAGTTCTCCACGCCGGAGCAGAAACCGGTCTCCTGCAACATTTCAAGGTCATAATTGGTGCGCGCCTCAAGCCTGGCGGCTTCGAGGAGCTTGCCCTGCTCTTTGAACACCGCCAGTCTCTCCACCAGCTCCTCTTTGATACCATCGATGGCCTTTTGCAGCTTGTCGTGCGAGGTGACGAAGTGCTTGGCCGGGAAGATGTCCACGCT from Dehalococcoidia bacterium encodes the following:
- a CDS encoding DUF296 domain-containing protein, which encodes MQASEGKIGRVFILRLEDGDVVPNCIETFAAENKINMAGVTLIGGIGEGQIVVGPRYSDALPPDPMLLPLDGAHEVVGIGLIVPDSKGIPKLHIHAALGRSGQTKTGCLRPGVKTWLVGEAVIYEILGANAARMPDKKTGFELLQTKTRLKTAKEGKS
- the uvrB gene encoding excinuclease ABC subunit UvrB, producing the protein MPDFEIASDFQITGDQPQAVDKLVEGLCEGFPHQTLLGVTGSGKTFTMANVIARLGRPALVMSHNKTLAAQLYAEFKEFFPNNAVEYFVSYYDYYQPEAYVPSKDMYIEKDADINEEIDKLRHAATKALLERRDVIIVASVSCIYGLGEPEEYRSFVLSLEKGKNYARRDVLKRLVDMQYERNDMEFTRGKFRVRGDTLEIQPAYEELGLRFEFFGDTIERIASLDTLTGEILSEMDSVDIFPAKHFVTSHDKLQKAIDGIKEELVERLAVFKEQGKLLEAARLEARTNYDLEMLQETGFCSGVENYSRHLAGRAPGSAPWTLLDYFPKDFLTIIDESHMSIPQIRGMYHGDSARKQTLVDFGFRLPSAMDNRPLNFDEFNQRMNQIVYVSATPADYELKVSRQIVEQLVRPTGLLEPTMEVKPTKGQIDDLLDEIKKRTDAGQRVLVTTLTKKLAEKLADYLVEMGVKTHYLHSEMDTFERVEVLRDLRLGVYDVVVGINLLREGLDLPEVSLVAILDADKEGYLRSQQALVQTMGRAARHIDGHVIMYADVITGSMQRAMEEIKRRRAIQEDYNREHGITPQGIKKAIKDITERVRTAAGVSEERAEYAIGNMAREDKARLVDELEKQMKKAAKNLDFERAALLRDRIVELRRDLITDTLPPT